A genomic region of Glycine max cultivar Williams 82 chromosome 15, Glycine_max_v4.0, whole genome shotgun sequence contains the following coding sequences:
- the PR1-7 gene encoding pathogenesis-related protein 1 precursor, whose protein sequence is MGLYKISLCLLCVLGLVIVGDHVAYAQDSPTDYVNAHNAARSQVGVPNIVWDNAVAAFAQNYANQRKGDCKLVHSGGDGKYGENLAGSTGNLSGKDAVQLWVNEKSKYNYNSNSCVGGECLHYTQVVWRNSLRLGCAKVRCNNGGTFIGCNYAPPGNYIGQRPY, encoded by the coding sequence ATGGGGTTGTACAAGATTTCATTATGTCTATTGTGTGTGTTGGGGTTAGTCATTGTGGGTGATCATGTTGCGTATGCTCAAGACTCACCAACAGACTATGTTAATGCACACAACGCTGCAAGATCACAGGTTGGTGTTCCAAATATAGTTTGGGATAACGCAGTCGCTGCTTTTGCACAGAACTATGCTAACCAACGCAAAGGTGACTGCAAACTCGTCCACTCTGGTGGTGATGGAAAATACGGGGAGAATCTTGCAGGAAGCACCGGTAACCTAAGTGGGAAAGATGCAGTGCAATTGTGGGTGAATGAGAAATCCAAGTATAACTACAACTCCAACTCGTGTGTTGGTGGGGAGTGCCTGCACTACACTCAGGTCGTTTGGAGAAACTCTTTGCGCCTTGGATGTGCCAAAGTAAGGTGTAACAATGGAGGCACATTCATAGGTTGCAACTATGCTCCCCCTGGCAACTATATTGGCCAAAGACCATACTAA
- the PR1-8 gene encoding pathogenesis-related protein 1 precursor, whose product MGSGIKVSFSVLCLLGLVIVGDHAAYAQDSPTDFVNAHNAARSQVGVPNIVWDDTVAAFAQNYANQRKGDCKLVHSGGDGKYGENLAGSTGNLSGTNAVKLWVDEKSKYDYNSNTCVGGECRHYTQVVWKNSVRLGCGKVRCDNGGTFITCNYAPPGNYVGQRPY is encoded by the coding sequence ATGGGGTCGGGGATTAAGGTTTCGTTTTCTGTGTTGTGTTTGTTAGGGTTAGTCATTGTGGGTGATCATGCTGCGTATGCTCAAGACTCACCAACAGACTTTGTTAATGCACACAACGCTGCAAGATCACAGGTTGGTGTTCCAAATATAGTTTGGGATGACACAGTTGCGGCTTTTGCACAGAACTATGCTAACCAACGCAAAGGTGACTGCAAACTTGTCCACTCTGGTGGTGATGGAAAATACGGGGAGAATCTTGCCGGAAGCACCGGTAACCTAAGTGGTACAAATGCAGTGAAATTGTGGGTTGATGAGAAATCCAAGTATGACTACAATTCCAACACGTGCGTTGGTGGGGAGTGCAGGCACTACACTCAGGTTGTTTGGAAAAACTCTGTGCGTCTTGGATGTGGAAAAGTAAGGTGTGACAATGGAGGCACTTTCATTACTTGCAACTATGCTCCTCCTGGCAACTATGTTGGCCAAAGACCCTACTAA
- the PRI1-9 gene encoding pathogenesis-related protein 1 precursor, with product MGYLCIKVSFCVMCVLGLVIVGDVAYAQDSAQDYVNAHNAARAEVSSQSPRANVIVPSLAWDDTVAAYAESYANQRKGDCALIHSGGKYGENIAMSTGELSGTDAVKMWVDEKANYDYNSNSCVGGECLHYTQVVWAHSLRLGCAKVTCDNGGTFITCNYDPPGNLVGESPYEL from the coding sequence TGGGATACTTGTGCATTAAGGTTTCGTTTTGtgtgatgtgtgtgttggggtTGGTGATTGTGGGTGATGTTGCCTATGCTCAAGATTCAGCTCAAGACTATGTAAATGCACACAATGCTGCACGAGCAGAGGTGAGTTCTCAATCACCAAGAGCAAATGTAATTGTTCCAAGTTTGGCTTGGGATGATACGGTTGCTGCTTATGCAGAGAGCTATGCTAATCAACGTAAAGGTGACTGTGCACTGATCCACTCTGGTGGAAAATATGGGGAGAATATTGCAATGAGCACTGGTGAACTAAGTGGCACAGATGCAGTGAAAATGTGGGTTGATGAGAAAGCCAACTATGACTACAATTCCAATTCCTGTGTTGGCGGAGAGTGCCTGCACTACACTCAGGTTGTTTGGGCCCACTCTCTGCGTCTTGGATGTGCCAAAGTGACATGTGATAATGGAGGCACTTTCATCACTTGCAACTATGATCCCCCTGGCAACTTGGTTGGTGAAAGTCCCTACGAACTGTAG